A genomic region of Pelodiscus sinensis isolate JC-2024 chromosome 1, ASM4963464v1, whole genome shotgun sequence contains the following coding sequences:
- the RPS11 gene encoding small ribosomal subunit protein uS17, translated as MADTQTERAYQKQPTIFQNKKRVLLGEGGKEKLPRYYKNIGLGFKTPKEAIEGTYIDKKCPFTGNVSIRGRILSGVVTKMKMQRTIVIRRDYLHYIRKYNRFEKRHKNMSVHLSPCFRDVQIGDIVTVGECRPLSKTVRFNVLKVTKAAGTKKQFQKF; from the exons ACGGAGAGGGCCTATCAGAAGCAGCCCACCATCTTCCAGAACAAGAAGCGGGTgcttctgggggagggaggcaaggagAAACTCCCCCGCTACTACAAGAACATTGGCCTGGGCTTCAAAACCCCCAAAGAG GCCATTGAGGGAACTTACATCGACAAGAAATGCCCTTTCACTGGCAATGTCTCTATCCGTGGTCGTATCCTGTCAG GTGTGGTTACCAAGATGAAGATGCAGCGTACTATCGTCATCCGCAGGGATTATTTACATTATATCCGCAAGTACAACCGTTTTGAGAAACGCCACAAGAACATGTCGGTGCACCTCTCCCCCTGCTTCAG GGATGTCCAGATTGGCGATATTGTGACTGTGGGGGAGTGCCGTCCCCTCAGCAAGACAGTCCGATTCAACGTCCTCAAGGTCACAAAGGCTGCTGGCACCAAGAAGCAGTTCCAGAAGTTTTAA
- the LOC102447369 gene encoding olfactory receptor 52P1-like: MAAANLTPSNPATFQLLGIPGLEAAHLWISVPVCTMYVVIIIGNCTILLVVATEPALHRPMCYFLCMLAAIDLGATTCTLPKLLCIFWFQAREIDAGACLAQMFFIHSLSMMESAVLLAMALDRYVAICAPLRYSAVFTSPLVAKLCVAAVARGTLLMSPCPFLVKRLSFCRTSVIPHTYCEHMAVVKLACGDTSVNQAYGLSAALLVIGGDLLFIGLSYVLIVRAVLRLSSRQARLKAFGTCSSHVCVILISYSPALFSFFTHRFGHRVAPHIHIILANLYLLFPPMLNPIVYGVRTREIRERVLRVILWVAGTSKPRPNSGSLLQKPPSQLSPAELPLHLVSPPAGLISASVKQQSPTAPC; this comes from the coding sequence ATGGCTGCCGCCAACCTGACTCCTTCGAACCCAGCCACGTTCCAGCTGCTGGGCATCCCCGGGTTGGAAGCCGCTCACCTCTGGATCTCAGTGCCCGTGTGCACCATGTACGTGGTGATCATCATCGGGAACTGCACCATTCTCCTCGTCGTGGCCACGGAGCCGGCCCTGCACCGGCCCATGTGCTacttcctctgcatgctggccgccATCGACCTGGGCGCCACCACCTGCACCCTGCCCAAACTGCTCTGCATCTTCTGGTTTCAGGCCCGGGAGATCGACGCCGGGGCCTGCCTggcccagatgttcttcattcactcCCTTTCCATGATGGAGTCGGCCGTGCTGCTGGCCATGGCcctggatcgctacgtggccatctgtgcTCCCTTGCGGTACAGCGCCGTCTTCACCAGCCCGCTGGTCGCCAAGTTGTGCGTGGCCGCCGTGGCCCGGGGGACTCTGCTCATGAGCCCCTGCCCCTTTCTGGTGAAGAGGCTGTCCTTCTGCCGGACCAGCGTCATCCCGCACACGTACTGCGAGCACATGGCGGTGGTGAAGCTGGCTTGTGGAGACACGAGCGTGAATCAGGCCTATGGCCTTAGCGCCGCCTTGCTGGTCATCGGAGGGGACCTGCTGTTCATTGGCCTGTCCTATGTTCTGATTGTCCGGGCCGTCCTGCGCCTCTCGTCCCGGCAAGCCCGGCTCAAGGCGtttgggacctgcagctcccacgtCTGTGTCATCCTGATCTCCTACAGCCCCGCCCTCTTCTCCTTCTTCACCCACCGCTTCGGCCACCGCGTGGCTCCCCACATCCACATCATCCTGGCCAACCTTTACCTCCTCTTCCCGCCCATGCTCAACCCCATTGTGTATGGGGTGAGGACCAGAGAGATCCGGGAGCGGGTGCTCAGGGTGATCCTGTGGGTCGCAGGTACCTCCAAACCTAGGCCCAACTCGGGCTCCCTCCTCCAAAAGCCacccagccagctctccccagcagagCTTCCTTTGCACTTAGTGTCCCCTCCCGCGGGCCTCATCTCAGCGTCTGTAAAGCAACAATCTCCTACAGCTCCCTGCTAG